CACAGGGGGGCCAGCTCAGCACCACAGCACCACACACTGGCCTTCCAGAGAACTGCAGGCAGcctgagaggaggggggggagggggagagggagggggagagatagggagagaaagagggagagagatttAATTACAGCAAATAAATGCATCCCTAACTATCCCACACACAGCAGTGCTGAATTAAAGGCACAATCGCACTCTGCGTGGCCCCAGGCGTGGTTCAGGGACCACGGGGGCCTGGCGATGAGCTCACCTGAGACGAGAGAGGAGGCCGCGCGCAGGTGAGCCGGGATCCGCGACAGAAACATGCTGAACAATTCACTGTCCTTCGaaacactgcagagagagagagagagagagagagagaggagagagagagagagagagagagagagagaggtggagggagagagagagagagagagagagagagagagagagagagagagagagagagagagagagagagagagaggtggagggagagagagagagagagagagagagagagagagagacgtctGAGGGGAACTGGAACAGCAACAACAGGAATATACAACAACGCGTGTGACTTTATAATACCCCTCAGAGAACGCGTGTGACTTTATAACACCCCTCAGAGAACGCGTGTGACTTTATAACACCCCTCAGAGAACGTGTGTGACTTTATAACACCCCTCAGAGAACGCGTGTGACTTTATAACACCCCTCAGAGAACGCGTGTGACTTTATAACACCCCTCAGAGAACGCGTGTGACTTTATAATACCCCTCAGAGAACGCGTGTGACTTTATAACACCCCTCAGAGAACGCGTGTGACTTTATAACACCCCTCAGAGAACGCGTGTGACTTTATAACACCCCTCAGAGAACGCGTGTGACTTTATAACACCCCTCAGAGAACGCGTGTGACTTTATAACACCCCTCAGAGAACGCGTGTGACTTTATAACACCCCTCAGAGAACGCGTGTGACTTTATAACACCCCTCAGAGAACGCGTGTGACTTTATAACACCCCTCAGAGAACGCGTGTGACTTTATAACACCCCTCAGAGAACGCGTGTGACTTTATAACACCCCTCAGAGAACGCGTGTGACTTTATAACACCCCTCAGAGAACGCGTGTGACTTTATAACACCCCTCAGAGAACGCGTGTGACTTTATAACACCCCTCAGAGAACGCGTGTGACTTTATAACACCCCTCAGAGAACGCGTGTGACAttcttaacatgttttaagccgacAGGTGTCACTTGAAGCAGAAAGGACGCTGTTAAAAACGTGACACTTCCTGTGTTGTCTGTGCAGTTTTTCATACCAGTCAATGGCAATGAGAAAGTGAAAGGAAGTGTGCGTGCAGCATGTAGAGCTGGGGGGTCTGGAAATACAGCTATTGGGGGTTTAGATTAGAGGcgagttaataataataaccctccggtcacagtgcccccccccccattacatacagcagtaggaggttattaTTACAAATACAGAACAATCTTTATCACAAATATTACGTCTGTCTGACTCTGGTAAAGAATTGGTAACGGATTCGCGCACACCGCTGTCACCCCAAACCTCAGATTTGggggttattaaaaataaacgaaaCCGTGACTTACCCGCTCCCGACACCGCAATGTGACCCGCTGCTACACTTCCTGTCGCACACTTTCACACGCCCCTCCCGGAAACAAGAGTTCCGTATTTGGGACCGGTCAGGAATGGATGCCGGACGAGTCGGATTGTTTAGAAAGGCACACGGCTGAATCGGATCGTATATTCTGCATTACACTAGAAATGATCTAACCCTGAATACGacgcttcacaaaaaaaaacgagccgacacgcacacagacagcgAACCCCCAGGACCGACTTCCGCAACAAATCTGATTCAAATCATTTCATTTGTAATTCAAAAGAAATGCTTCCTCCCCGCCCGTAGACACCCTGCtgccttgtatttatttttattaatatttctatttttcGGAGGTTGTTACTGTAATTTGAACCACGAACGAGTCAAAGTCATGCGTTTATATTCCACTGTGCACTGCTGTCTGTTGTGAACTGCAGTTCAgccctccgccactagagggggTAGTCGACAATGCTGTGTACAAGGCAGCGGGTGTGAGTGGCTCAGCGGtgagagagctgggctgcagtgtggaaggcagcgggtttgagtggctcagtggtgagagagctgggctgcagtgtggaaggcagcgggtttgagtggctcagtggttagagagctgggctgcagtgtggaaggcagcgggtttgagtggctcagtggttagagagctgggctgcagtgtggaaggcagcgggtttgagtagctcagtggtgagagagctgggctgcagtgtggaaggcagcgggtttgagtggctcagtggtgagagagctgggctgcagtgtggaaggcagcgggtttgagtagctcagtggttagagagctgggctgcggtgtggaaggcagcgggtttgagtggctcagtggttagagagctgggctgcagtgtggaaggcagcgggtttgagtggctcagtggttagagagctgggctgcagtgtggaaggcagtgggtttgagtggctcagtggttagagagctgggctgcagtgtggaaggcagcgggtttgagtggctcagtggtgagagagctgggctgcagtgtggaaggcagcgggtttgagaggctcagtggttagagagctgggctgcggtgtggaaggcagcgggtttgagtggctcagtggttagagagctgggctgcagtgtggaaggcagcgggtttgagtggctcagtggttagagagctgaGCTGCAGTGTGTAAAATATAATTGATAACAGAGAACTtagtttgaaaaacaaattgtctTTATTAAAACAGAAGAACATGTTCTTTGCCAAGGCGTCTCAGTTCAATAGAAACGGGTTCTTGTGTGATATCTGCTCTGGAGCgggtttgaaaaaaaacaaaatgacaaaaacacacCATTTCAGTGCAGAAGGATGAACGATGTGCAACAGCTGTGAGAGAACagcattattaaaacagaaacaccATTCAAAATGAAGCTCAGACAGCATTATTAAAATAGGAACACCATTCAAAATGAAGCTCagactgcattattaaaataggaaCGCCATTCAAAATGAAGCACagactgcattattaaaataggaacaccattcaaaatgaagctcagactgcattattaaaacaggaacaccattcaaaatgaagcacagactgcattattaaaacaggaacaccattcaaaatgaagctcagactgcattattaaaataggaaccccattcaaaatgaagctcagactgcattattaaaataggaaccccattcaaaatgaagcacagactgcattattaaaataggaacgccattcaaaatgaagctcagactgcattattaaaataggaacaccattcaaaatgaagcacagactgcattattaaaataggaacaccattcaaaatgaagcacagactgcattattaaaataggaacaccattcaaaatgaagctcagactgcattattaaaataggaacaccattcaaaatgaagctcagactgcattattaaaataggaacaccattcaaaatgaagctcagactgcattattaaaataggaacaccattcaaaatgaagctcagactgcattattaaaataggaacaccattcaaaatgaagctcagactgcattattaaaataggaaCACCATTCAAAATGAAGCGCGTGACATCatcaccccccccaaaaaaaaaacaaaaaaacagaaaaacaactttttatttcaaaatatttcagaaaaacaaaaaaatacaaagaagtGAGGCAGTGCGGGTCAGAGACACCGACCCCTCTCCCGTCTCAACACCTCCACAGGGCCTGGCGGACATGATGACCCTCCCCCCTTGAGTGCGGGTCACTGTGGCCCCGGGTGATCCTGTGTCCAGTCTCTTGAGGTATGGTTCCAGTGCTAGCGTCTCTCCCAGGAGCGCGGGGGCCCCTCTGTGGATGAACCCCCCCCCTCGAGTGCGGGTCACGGTGGCCCCGGGTGATCCTGTGTTCAGTCTCTCGAGGTATGGTTCCAGTGCTAGCGTCTCTCCCGGGAGCGCGGGGGCCCCTCTGTGGATGAACCCCCCCCCTCGAGTGCGGGTCACGGTGGCCCCGGGTGATCCTGTGCCCAGTCTCTCGAGGTATGGTTCCAGTGCTAGCGTCTCTCCCGGGAGCGCAGGGGCCCCTCTGTGGAtgaaccctccccccccccccctcgagtgCGGGTCACTGTGGCCCCGGGTGATCCTGTGTCCAGTCTCTCGAGGTATGGTTCCAGTGCTAGCGTCTCTCCCGGGAGCGCGGGGGCCCCTCTCTGTGCTCCGGTCTCCTCTCCCTGCCTCCTCGCCGCTCTCTCCGGGGgggtctcgggggcgggggggagtcGCTGCGGCTGCGGGACGGGGAGGAGCTGCTGCGCCCCCTGCGTCTGGAAGAGGAGGCGCTGTGGGAGCACATGCTGCGGCTTCTCCTGGGAGAGGAGAGATGCAGGGAATGCTATGAATTCAGGGTGTGGACAGGCCAGGCTGGGTTAAAGGGTTCACGGGGCTGCAGTGTTGGGTACGTACCTGCGCTTCAGGCTGCGTGCAGGAGAGCCAGGGTGAGCGGAGCTGCGCTGAGCACTGTGACCACGCCCCTTCCTGCcagacacacccacacgcacgcacacgagaaaacacacacacacacagagagagagaattagcaacgcagcacagaaacacaaaaacaattcagtgacaaacgtttccactagaagtctctcagggtcttcagtgtaaattcaatggcaaacgtttccactagaagtctctctcagtgtcttcagtgtaaattcaatggcaggcgtttccactagaagtctctctcagggtctcCAGTGTAATTGAGTGACACACGTTTGCACTAGCAGTGTTCCTGGGTGTTGCAGACAGCGCGGGTGCGAGGGTGATAGTACCTGACGACGGGGCTGCGTGATCTCGCCCGCCTCTCCTCCTCGTCCAGCCGGCGCCGGAGATTCTTCACAGcctgaagagagagaggagaccgaCGCGGAGCCTTCCCTTCCACCGGGGAgcctgaggggaggggagagacacacacacctgagagagagacacacacctgaatgagagacacacacacacgagagacacacacctgagagagagacacacacacgagagacacacacctgagagagacacacacctgaatgagagacacacacacctgagagagacacacacacacacgagagacacacacctgagagagacacacacacacacgagagacacacacctgagagagacacacacgagagacACACACCTGAGAGAGACATacctgagagagacacacatagGTACAGTGTTTGAGGACTTTGCATCGATTCACAATTCTAAATCTCTTCTCAGCAGCACTGTGTGCAGGGATGGGcagctgcacagcagtgtgatccactcctggtttcccTGCGAGTTCAATCAGACTCCCCTGAGCTCGTTACCTtcacacactggggctgatcaagcggTCAGTAAACCCTGGAGCGggcgacactgctgtgcagcaggagtctcattcccagccCTGGTGATTTTTACTGGTTGTTGTGACTCCGCTGCTGGCTGTACTGGTTGTGCTGGTTGGCTCACCGGTCTTGGATGCGGGGGAGAAGCCCGCGGGGGTCTCCAGTTTGGGGGTCCCGTTGGGCAGCAGCCTCTTGGTCTGCGTGCGCGCCTCGTCCAGGGCCAGTCGGCACTGCTGCACCAGCTGctccagagaggagagaggagtctgggggagaggagggagggggagagtcACTCCAACACGGACACCAGCAACAGCTTCACCTGCAGGACTGATCCCACCCACCCCCTCTccctcaccccaccccaccccactctCCCTCACCCCACCCACTCTCCCTCACCGctccagagaggagagaggagtctgggggagaggagggagaggcagAGTCACTCCAACACGGACACCAGCAACAGCTTCACCTGCAGGACTGATCCCAcccaccccctctcccctctcccctctcccctctcccctctcccctctcccctcaccttGCAGGGCAGGTACAGCTGCAGTATCCTCTGGCAGATCTCTCGGATCCCCTCCTCTTCCACTCCGAACAGCAGGAACCAGTGCGGCTGGTTGGGCAGCGGGATCTGCagggcaggagggagcagggttagaaacggcAGTAAAGATGACATCACTGACAGGGAGAGGCGGGCTGGTCCTGCTGCAGTCTCTCGCCTGCAGGGggcggtgtgtctgtgtgttactggtcagtgtgtctgtgtgtgtgcgtgtctcaccTGCAGGGCCCGTGCTGccaggttagggttggggttggggtgggggtgggggttagggttggggttggggttggggttgggtgtaGGGGGGTCTCACCTGCAGGGCCCGTGCTGCCAggttggggtgggggttggggttaggggtagggttggggtgggggttggggttagggggttggggtgggggttggggttagggttggggttaggggtagggggGTCTCACCTGCAGGGCCCGTGCTGccaggttggggttggggttgggggttgggggttgggggttgggtgggggtgggggttggggttagggtgggggttgggggttgggggttctCACCTGCAGGGCCCGTGCTGCCAGGTACACACACGCACAGGCGATGCTCTCGGGGTCGAAGCGCACAAACACGTCGGTGCGCAGGCTGTCATTCATGTAGTTCCTGAGAGGAGAGAAATCAAATACATGATGCATCACATTTACACAATTACAAGGGACTGGGACTCACTGGGAGGGGGCTGGGACTCACTGGGAGGGGGCTGGGACTCACCAGGCTGTCTGCACCAGGCTCTTGTTCTTTTCGAGCTCCAGAACCTGAATGTACATCACGATGATCTGAAACACAGAGAGCAGCACAGCTCAGAGACCCACAGCAAACACACTGgagcacagagcagcacagctCAGAGACCCACAGCAAACACACTGGAGCACAGCTCAGAGACCCacagcaaacacactgcagcacagagcagcacagctCAGAGACCCACAGCAAACACACTGGAGCACAGCTCAGAGACCCacagcaaacacactgcagcacagagcagcacagctCAGAGACCCACAGCAAACACACTGGAGCACAGCTCAGAGACCCacagcaaacacactgcagcacagagcagcacagctCAGAGACCCACAGCAAACACACTGGAGCACAGCTCAGAGACCCacagcaaacacactgcagcacagagcagcacagctCAGAGACCCACAGCAAACACACTGGAGCACAGCTCAGAGACCCacagcaaacacactgcagcacagagcagcacagctCAGAGACCCACAGCAAACACACTGGAGCACAGCTCAGAGACCCacagcaaacacactgcagcacagagcagcacagctCAGAGACCCACAGCAAACACACTGgagcacagagcagcacagctcagagacccacagcaaacacactgcagcacagagcagcacagctCAGAGACCCACAGCAAACACACTGGAGCAGGGGAGGGGatcctgtgtgtgtgcaggtgtgtgcTGAGGTGATTCCTCAGGTGTGTGCTCAGGTGTATGCTCAGGTGATTCCTCAGGTGTGTGCTCAGGTGTGTGCTCAGGTGAGTGCTCAGGTGTGTGCTCAGGTGTGTGCTCAGGTGTGTGCTCAGGTGATTCCTCAGGTGTGTGCTCAGGTGTGTGCTCAGGTGATTCCTCAGGTGTGTGCTCAGGTCTCAGCCAGGTTACCTTGTGCGGGTGCTTGACGTGCACACAGAAGCCCAGCTCCTTCAGCACACGCCGCTCCGCTTTGATCACCTGATTCTTCAGGAAGATGTAACTCACATCCAGAGGCAGAGGAGACAGCTTCCTGAGAGGGGGAATgagggagaggggggaaagaGATTATAGGAGATTAAACTCGTTCAATGTGATTACCCCCGCTCTGTATTAACCCTGTCAGGAAGGGTCCCGCGGTCGCCCCCGCTCTGTACTAACCCTGTCGGGAAGGGTCCCGCGGTCGCCCCCGCTCTGTACTAACCCTGTCAGGAAGGGTCGCCCCCGCTCTGTACTAACCCTGTCGGGAAGGGTCCCGCGGTCACCCCCGCTCTGTACTAACCCTGTCGGGAAGGGTCCCGCGGTCGCCCCCGCTCTGTACTAACCCTGTCGGGAAGGGTCCCGCGGTCACCCCCGCTCTGTACTAACCCTGTCAGGAAGGGTCCCGCGGTCGCCCCCGCTCTGTACTAACCCTGTCGGGAAGGGTCCCGCGGTCGCCCCCGCTCTGTACTAACCCTGTCAGGAAGGGTCGCCCCCGCTCTGTACTAACCCTGTCGGGAAGGGTCCCGCGGTCACCCCCGCTCTGTACTAACCCTGTCGGGAAGGGTCCCGCGGTCGCCCCCGCTCTGTACTAACCCTGTCGGGAAGGGTCCCGCGGTCGCCCCCGCTCTGTACTAACCCTGTCGGGAAGGGTCCCGCGGTCGCCCCCGCTCTGTACTAACCCTGTCGGGAAGGGTCCCGCGGTCGCCCCCGCTCTGTACTAACCCTGTCGGGAAGGGTCCCGCGGTCGCCCCCGCTCTGTACTAACCCTGTCGGGAAGGGTCCCGCGGTCGCCCCCGCTCTGTACTAACCCTGTCGGGAAGGGTCCCGCGGTCGCCCCCGCTCTGTATTAACCCTGTCGGGAAGGGTCCCGCGGTCGCCCCTGCTCTGTACTAACCCTGTCGGGAAGGGTCCCGCGGTCGCCCCCGCTCTGTATTAACCCTGTCGGGAAGGGTCCCGCGGTCGCCCCTGCTCTGTACTAACCCTGTCGGGAAGGGTCCCGCGGTCGCCCCTGCTCTGTATTAACCCTGTCGGGAAGGGTCCCGTGGTCGCCCCCGCTCTGTATTAACCCTGTTAGGAAGGGTCCCGTGGTCGCCCCCGCTCTCTCACCGGCGCTGCTTGATCTGCCTCAGCCGGTGGAACACGTTCAGGACGTCCCGCACTCTCCGCGGCTCCTCTTCGATCTTCGAGGCGAGGTGCAGGCAGGCCATGCCGATGTACTGGAGCagagagaccgagaccgagagagagagagtcagagagtcaaaacacacagctaataatacgagagcacacacacacacagagtcaaaacacacagctaataacacaagagagcacacacacacacagagtcaaaacacacagctaataacacaagagagcacacacacacagagtcaaaacacacagctaataaCACAagagagcgcacacacacacacagagtcaaaacacacagctaataacacaagagagcacacacacacacacagagtcaaaacacacagctaataacacaagacagcacacacacacacactgatttgAACTTGGGGATATAGGAATTGAATGTAAATAAATGGAGTTCTGATCTGAATAAAGTCTattccctcccctctcccctctcccctctcccctctccctcctcacccctctcccctctccctcacctCCATGGAGTGCTTCACAAATGATTTGCAGTAAAAGAATCGCTGGAACAGGATCTGCCCGGTGGCCATGGCAACCTAAAACAGGAACACAATTCAAATTGGAATCACAGGATATCAACTATAAGAGCAGCTCCAACGTGCCTTTAAAAAACCTAACGGCTTCAACAAACTGCTTCACTCACCCCCAACTctcaccactagagccacactgcctccctccctcccagcccctcctcagctccactagagccacactgcctccctccctcccagtccctcctcaactctaaccactagagccacactgcctccctccctcccagtccctcctcaactctaaccactagagccacactgcctccctccctcccagcccctcctcagctccactagagccacactgcctccctccctcccagtccctcctcaactctaaccactagagccacactgcctccctccctcccagtccctcctcaactctaaccactagagccacactgcctccctccctcccagtccctcctcagctccactagagccacactgcctccctccctcccagtccctcctcagctccactagagccacactgcctccctccctcccagtccctcctcagctccactagagccacactgcctccctccctcccagcccctcctcagctccactagagccacactgcctccctccctcccagtccctcctcagctccactagagccacactgcctccctccctcccagtccctcctcagctccactagagccacactgcctccctccctcccagcccctcctcagctccactagagccacactgcctccctccctcccagtccctcctcagctccactagagccacactgcctccctccctcccagtccctcctcagctccactagagccacactgcctccctccctcccagtccctcctcagctccactagagccacactgcctccctccctcccagtccctcctcagctccactagagccacactgcctccctccctcccagtccctcctcagctccactagagccacactgcctccctccctcccagtccctcctcagctccactagagccacactgcctccctccctcccagtccctcctcagctccactagagccacactgcctccctccctcccagtccctcctcagctccactagagccacactgcctccctccctcccagtccctcctcagctccactagagccacgacTCACTGAGTCCACGTTACTTTTACGTTCCTCTCTCGCAGCCCCCGAATATGTAAACACCAGGCCGCTGTCCATAAACCCGCCATCAgagtctctccctctccctctccctctctctctctctctctctctctctctctctctctttcaccaCCCCCCGCTACCAACACCGCTCTTTCCTCGGTCGCTCGCCCCGCTCAGCGTCTCTTACCTGCGGCAGTTTGAGCAGGATCCCCGCGGCCTGGATCAGCTCGCAGCCCTCCCGCCGGAGCTCTGCTTCGGTGTCGGGCCGCAGGCCGTGAGCCGCCGACGGGGTTTGGGAGAGTAGCTCCCTGGGAAGCAGGCAGTTATCCAGGGTCAGCTTCACTCCGGAGTAGCGCTTCTCTCCAATCAGGATCCCCTCGGCCGGAGTGCCGGCAAAACCCGCCTCACCGGCCGCCATCGCTCAGTCTACAGCCGGGGAGAAAGTGTTACGCAACACCGGGGCCGCGTTTCGAGAACCAGGCTACCGCCCACGCTCGCACGTTATTGGACAGAAACAAACCCAAACAGCACGGGCTCCGCCCCCGCCGCGGTGTATCTGCGCTGTGACTGGCTGGAGCTGCTGTCGCTCCCACGTTTGTGGTGTGTTTAGGTTTGATTGACAGCGGGAAGCCCTGACAGAGTTCCGGCCGGGACTCGTTCTAGTTACGCAAGTTTCCAAGTGACGTCAGATAATCGCTGCAGTGACAAAATGGTGTTTTGACTGCAAATTTAAAGGTGCAGTGCGGGTTATCTTACAGAATTAGGAATcgatgtgttattttatatacatttaagaAGATTAAAGATTAAGATAAagtgacacaaacaaacaaacacgcaaACTCTTGGTTCttgtatttcactttatttttattctcattttttcaCATCAAAACAacaactaataatattaatataaacccctcccccccccccctccacacactgtGCTGATTCTCAGGACTatccccagcccagcccagcccagcccagcccatccCAGCATcctcccagcccagcccagcccagcccagcccagcatcctcccagcccagcccagcccagcccagcatcTTCCCAGCCtagcccagcccagcccatccCAGCCCAGCCCATCCCAGCATCTTCCCAGCCTAGCCCAGCCCAGCctagcccagcccagcccagcccatcccagcccagcccagcccagcccatccCAGCATCTTCCCAGCctagcccagcccagcccagcccagcccagcatcctcccagcccagcccagcccagcatcTTCCCAGCctagcccagcccagcccagcccagcatcctcccagcccagcccagcatcTTCCCAGCctagcccagcccagcccagcccagcccatccCAGCCCATCCCAGCATCTTCCCAGCctagcccagcccagcccagcccagcccagcccagcccatccCAGCATCTTCCCAGCctagcccagcccagcccagcccagcatcctcccagcccagcccagctcaGCCCAGCATcctcccagcccagcccagcccagcccagcctcCTAACAGCAATCCTCCCagcccatcccatcccatcccatcccatcccatcccatcccatcccatcccagcatcctcccagcccagcccagcccagcccagcccagcccagcctcctcccagcccagcccagcccagcccagcccagcccagcattCCCCAGACCCCAGTGGCTGATGCAGATGAGCAGCACAGCTTAGTAAATAAACGTGATGTGGAATTGGGGTAGTGAGATGAGAGGAAGCTGGGGAGAGGTTGGTTCACTGTGATTGGACGATGCGGGAGAACACGCCCTCGGGCTCCTTCCCCTCCCCCAGCGCGGCCGCCAGCCCCTCCCCCCTCCGCGCGGCCGCCAGCTGGGCAAGAGAGGAGAACGAGCGCGGCTCCAAGACAGCAAGCTCTGCAAGGACCTTCCGATTGAGAGAGACCTgagactgagagagaggagagagagagtcaatacagacctgagacagagagagaggagagaggagagtcaatacagcctgtactacacagagagtcaatacagcctgtactacacagagagagagagtcaatacagcctgtactacacagagagagagagagtcaatacagcctgtactacacagagagagagagtcaatacagcctgtactacacagagagagagtcaatacagcctgtactacagagagagagagagtcaatacagcctgtactacacagagagagagtcaatacagcctgtactacacagagagagagagtcaatacagcctgtactacacagagagagagagtcaatacagcctgtactacacagagagagagagtcaatacagcctgtactacacagagagagagagtcaatacagcctgtactacacagagagagagagagtcaatacagcctgtactacacagagagagagagagagtcaatacagcctgtactacacagagagagagagtcaatacagcctgtactacacagagagagagtcaatacagcctgtactacacagagagagagagtcaatacagcctgtactacacagagagagagagtcaatacagcctgtactacacagagagagtcaataaataaataaataaatattatttcttagcagacgcccttatccagggcgacttacaagatatcacattattttcacatacaattacccatttatacagttgag
This is a stretch of genomic DNA from Acipenser ruthenus unplaced genomic scaffold, fAciRut3.2 maternal haplotype, whole genome shotgun sequence. It encodes these proteins:
- the LOC117970435 gene encoding cyclin-L2-like codes for the protein MAAGEAGFAGTPAEGILIGEKRYSGVKLTLDNCLLPRELLSQTPSAAHGLRPDTEAELRREGCELIQAAGILLKLPQVAMATGQILFQRFFYCKSFVKHSMEYIGMACLHLASKIEEEPRRVRDVLNVFHRLRQIKQRRKLSPLPLDVSYIFLKNQVIKAERRVLKELGFCVHVKHPHKIIVMYIQVLELEKNKSLVQTAWNYMNDSLRTDVFVRFDPESIACACVYLAARALQIPLPNQPHWFLLFGVEEEGIREICQRILQLYLPCKTPLSSLEQLVQQCRLALDEARTQTKRLLPNGTPKLETPAGFSPASKTGSPVEGKAPRRSPLSLQAVKNLRRRLDEEERRARSRSPVVRKGRGHSAQRSSAHPGSPARSLKRRRSRSMCSHSASSSRRRGRSSSSPSRSRSDSPPPPRPPRRERRGGRERRPEHREGPPRSRERR